In a genomic window of Streptomyces noursei ATCC 11455:
- a CDS encoding Mut7-C RNAse domain-containing protein produces MNGPEIALSIAPELHLFVGAERTARRAPLVTDGAATLGHVIESLGVPLTEVGRVVVDGAQTSVAHIPSQGEHIEVHAVERPQRVPGAPLRFLLDVHLGTLARRLRLLGVDAAYTNEDPGDAALAARSAEERRVLLSRDRGLLQRREIWAGAYVYSDRPDDQLRDVLGRFAPTLDPWTRCTACNGRLAAADKDAVQEQLQHGTQRTYDVFAQCTACGRVYWRGAHHARLEAIVEEALRAATG; encoded by the coding sequence GTGAACGGACCCGAAATCGCCCTGAGCATCGCCCCTGAACTGCACCTCTTCGTCGGAGCGGAACGCACCGCCCGCCGCGCTCCCCTGGTGACCGACGGCGCCGCCACGCTCGGCCACGTCATCGAGTCGCTGGGCGTCCCGCTCACCGAGGTCGGGCGCGTGGTGGTGGACGGTGCGCAGACCTCCGTCGCGCACATCCCGAGTCAGGGCGAACACATCGAGGTCCACGCCGTCGAGCGACCGCAGCGCGTCCCCGGCGCACCGCTGCGGTTCCTGCTCGACGTGCACCTCGGCACGCTGGCCCGCCGACTGCGGCTGCTCGGCGTCGATGCGGCGTACACCAACGAGGACCCCGGCGACGCCGCGCTTGCCGCGCGCTCCGCCGAGGAACGGCGGGTGCTGCTCTCCCGCGACCGGGGGCTGCTCCAGCGCCGGGAGATCTGGGCCGGTGCCTACGTCTACAGCGACCGCCCCGACGACCAACTCCGGGACGTGCTCGGCCGGTTCGCCCCCACGCTCGACCCCTGGACCCGCTGCACCGCATGCAACGGCCGCCTGGCCGCCGCAGACAAGGACGCCGTCCAGGAGCAGCTCCAGCACGGCACCCAGCGCACCTACGACGTCTTCGCGCAGTGCACCGCGTGCGGCCGGGTCTACTGGCGCGGGGCTCACCACGCCCGCCTGGAGGCGATCGTCGAGGAGGCGCTGCGGGCCGCCACCGGCTGA